A stretch of Thermodesulfobacteriota bacterium DNA encodes these proteins:
- a CDS encoding acyl-CoA dehydrogenase family protein, which translates to MEERFYQEEHNIFRKAFRDFVNKEIKPHAEKWEDEKRIPRSLWYKMGEQGYLCPWVDEEYGGSGAGFEYSVILHEETARSEVPGAEGMGFHSDIFVPYIHHHGTQKQKEKYLPGCVSGKIITSLPMTEPEAGSDLASIQTKAIRDGNDYVVNGQKVFISNGIGCDLAIVAVKTDPKAKPPHKGISILLIEEGTPGFSKGRLLEKTGGHSQDTGELFFEDCRVPQENLLGEEGEGYKYLMHNLQQERLIVAVDAQAVAEYTLEKTIEYCKTRNVFGRPVSQFQHNTFKIVEMATEVEIGRAFLNSLIEDFIQGVNITVKVSMAKWWIPEMVNRIAYHCTQLHGGYGCMKEYYVARVPGNVRYMTIAGGTTEIMKLIIGNSMGL; encoded by the coding sequence ATGGAGGAACGATTTTACCAGGAAGAGCATAATATTTTTCGTAAGGCATTCAGGGACTTTGTAAACAAAGAGATTAAACCTCACGCCGAAAAGTGGGAGGATGAAAAAAGGATTCCAAGAAGCCTGTGGTACAAAATGGGAGAACAGGGTTATCTATGTCCCTGGGTAGATGAAGAATATGGGGGATCAGGGGCTGGATTTGAATACTCTGTTATTCTTCATGAAGAGACAGCACGTTCTGAGGTGCCTGGCGCTGAGGGGATGGGTTTTCATAGCGATATCTTTGTCCCGTATATTCATCATCATGGGACACAAAAACAGAAAGAAAAGTATCTCCCTGGCTGTGTCAGTGGAAAAATTATAACCTCATTGCCTATGACAGAACCAGAAGCAGGTTCTGATCTTGCCAGCATCCAAACCAAGGCCATCAGGGATGGTAATGACTATGTTGTCAACGGTCAGAAAGTATTCATAAGTAATGGTATAGGCTGTGATTTAGCGATTGTGGCTGTAAAGACTGACCCAAAGGCAAAACCTCCCCATAAGGGGATCAGTATACTTCTCATTGAGGAAGGGACTCCAGGATTTTCGAAGGGACGCCTTCTCGAAAAGACCGGCGGACACAGCCAGGACACCGGAGAATTATTCTTCGAGGATTGCCGTGTTCCTCAGGAAAACCTGTTGGGTGAAGAGGGTGAAGGGTATAAATATTTGATGCATAACCTTCAACAGGAACGACTGATCGTAGCAGTCGATGCACAGGCAGTTGCTGAATATACATTGGAAAAAACCATTGAATATTGTAAAACCCGCAATGTATTTGGGCGTCCTGTAAGCCAATTCCAGCACAACACGTTTAAGATTGTTGAGATGGCCACTGAGGTTGAAATAGGGAGGGCATTCCTTAATTCTCTCATTGAAGACTTTATTCAGGGGGTTAACATCACTGTCAAGGTATCCATGGCTAAGTGGTGGATACCGGAGATGGTAAATCGGATTGCTTATCACTGTACCCAGTTGCATGGAGGATATGGATGCATGAAAGAATATTATGTTGCTCGTGTGCCTGGTAATGTTCGTTATATGACTATTGCCGGCGGAACTACTGAAATCATGAAACTGATCATAGGAAACAGTATGGGATTGTAG